One segment of Myxocyprinus asiaticus isolate MX2 ecotype Aquarium Trade chromosome 41, UBuf_Myxa_2, whole genome shotgun sequence DNA contains the following:
- the LOC127432151 gene encoding ATP-sensitive inward rectifier potassium channel 12-like, producing MSVGRIGRYSVVSTEEDGLRLTTMHGGGMNGYGNGKIHTRRKCRNRFVKKNGQCNVQFTNMDEKSQRYLADMFTTCVDIRWRYMLIVFTLVFVISWLAFGLAFWVIALLHGDLDNPAGDDNFTPCVLQVNGFIAAFLFSIETQTTIGYGFRCVTEECPLAVFLVVFQSIVGSIIDCFMIGAIMAKMARPKKRAQTLLFSNNAVIAMRDGRLCLMWRVGNLRKSHIVEAHVRAQLIKPRVTAEGEYIPLDQLDINVGFDKGLDRIFLVSPITILHQIDQESPLFGISKQDLETADFEIVVILEGMVEATAMTAQARSSYLASEILWGHRFESVLFEEKNQYKVDYSHFHKTYEVPSTPRCSAKDMMENKYLVVPSANSFCYENELAILSHEEEEDESPERIKPERAMSLSPERTPRHDFERLQTPRCTEQMSYRRESEI from the coding sequence ATGAGTGTGGGTCGGATCGGTCGTTACAGTGTCGTGTCAACAGAGGAGGATGGTCTGCGTCTAACGACCATGCATGGTGGAGGGATGAATGGATACGGCAATGGCAAAATCCACACTCGTCGAAAATGTCGCAACCGTTTTGTGAAAAAGAATGGGCAGTGCAATGTACAGTTCACCAACATGGACGAGAAGTCCCAGCGCTACCTGGCGGACATGTTTACCACCTGCGTGGACATCCGTTGGCGCTACATGCTAATTGTTTTCACGCTTGTCTTTGTAATTTCCTGGTTGGCATTTGGATTGGCGTTTTGGGTTATCGCGCTTCTTCACGGTGACCTGGACAACCCGGCAGGTGATGATAACTTTACCCCGTGTGTCTTGCAGGTGAACGGTTTCATCGCTGCATTCCTGTTCTCCATTGAGACGCAAACGACTATTGGTTACGGTTTCCGCTGCGTCACGGAGGAGTGTCCTCTCGCGGTGTTTCTCGTGGTCTTCCAGTCTATCGTGGGCAGCATTATCGACTGCTTCATGATCGGCGCCATCATGGCCAAAATGGCCCGGCCCAAGAAGCGAGCACAAACTCTACTGTTCTCAAATAACGCAGTCATCGCCATGCGTGATGGAAGACTGTGCTTAATGTGGCGGGTAGGGAACCTACGAAAGAGTCACATTGTAGAGGCACACGTTCGGGCACAGCTCATCAAACCGCGCGTCACGGCTGAAGGCGAGTACATTCCGCTTGACCAACTGGACATAAACGTTGGTTTCGATAAAGGACTCGACCGCATCTTCCTTGTCTCGCCAATCACCATCCTTCATCAAATCGACCAGGAGAGCCCTCTGTTCGGCATCAGTAAGCAGGACCTTGAAACGGCCGATTTTGAGATCGTAGTGATCTTGGAGGGCATGGTGGAAGCAACGGCCATGACGGCACAGGCTCGAAGCTCGTATCTGGCCAGCGAGATCCTCTGGGGGCATCGATTTGAGTCTGTGCTGTTTGAGGAGAAGAACCAATACAAAGTCGACTACTCACACTTCCACAAGACGTACGAGGTGCCGTCCACTCCTCGCTGTAGTGCCAAGGACATGATGGAAAACAAGTACCTCGTCGTGCCCAGCGCCAACTCATTCTGCTACGAGAACGAGCTGGCGATACTGAGCCACGAAGAGGAAGAGGATGAAAGTCCAGAGAGGATCAAGCCGGAGCGAGCGATGAGCCTCAGCCCTGAGAGAACGCCGCGACATGACTTCGAACGGCTGCAGACTCCTCGTTGCACAGAGCAAATGTCATACCGTCGTGAATCTGAGATATGA